The following coding sequences lie in one Coprothermobacter sp. genomic window:
- a CDS encoding nucleotide kinase, which yields MKNLVVIGGPIGVGKSAVCRELLSRLDKAVWLDGDWCWTMHPWQVTNETQAMVERNIIVVLRNYLACSAYETVIFDWVLHNELIVRTILSGLQDLECRLTRVSLVCTPEELRARLIADACPPSALDEAVLRLPLYQALDAPCLDTTGLTVPQVTDRVQEMIRAGGKRP from the coding sequence ATGAAGAACCTTGTCGTCATTGGTGGGCCGATAGGAGTTGGCAAGAGCGCGGTATGCAGGGAGTTGCTGAGCCGTCTCGACAAGGCGGTATGGCTCGACGGCGACTGGTGCTGGACGATGCATCCGTGGCAGGTGACGAACGAGACCCAGGCGATGGTGGAGCGCAACATCATCGTCGTGCTGCGCAACTATCTGGCCTGTTCTGCATACGAGACCGTGATCTTCGACTGGGTCCTGCACAACGAACTCATCGTCCGCACAATCCTTTCGGGGTTGCAGGACCTGGAATGCAGGTTGACACGCGTCTCGCTGGTCTGCACCCCCGAGGAGCTGCGCGCTCGTCTCATTGCTGATGCATGCCCCCCGTCTGCTCTTGACGAAGCCGTCCTGCGTCTCCCCCTGTACCAGGCACTTGACGCCCCCTGCCTGGATACGACCGGTCTGACGGTGCCGCAGGTTACGGACCGGGTGCAGGAGATGATCCGCGCGGGAGGCAAGCGCCCCTGA
- a CDS encoding RNA helicase — MKEPSADCLRASSCRAPAQGAHVTFDSFHLDPRLTAGIVSCGYTTPTPIQEQGIPPVMEGHDVMGLAQTGTGKTAAYALPIMERLLTGPHGSLRALIVAPTRELAEQIAEDFRDLGHKARLTVLTIYGGVGINPQIDALRRGVDIVVACPGRLLDHITQGTVDLTRIQVLVLDEADMMLDMGFLPDVRRIIKNLPAQRQNLLFSATMPEDIRHLADAILHDPVTIQIGHSAPVETVSHALYPVPQHLKTPLLIELLKHTDTESVLIFTRTKHRAKKLGEKLANEGYRATSLQGNLSQRARQAALGGFRDGSYKVLVATDIAARGIDVTQISHVINYDIPDTTDAYTHRIGRTGRALRSGDAFTLVTEEDTILVRDIEKVLGTPIERRTLSGFDYKAPAPRRETEFAWDPRSSTGSSRPQRSAGRDGQSTLAAKHHENSVNSPKSSNHRSATRRPASIRTS; from the coding sequence ATGAAAGAGCCGTCTGCTGACTGTCTGAGAGCGTCATCCTGTCGAGCGCCGGCACAAGGAGCTCACGTGACATTTGATTCATTCCATCTCGACCCCCGCCTCACCGCGGGTATTGTTTCATGCGGCTACACCACACCCACACCCATCCAGGAGCAGGGTATTCCCCCTGTCATGGAAGGACATGACGTCATGGGCCTTGCCCAGACCGGCACAGGCAAGACGGCCGCATACGCACTTCCAATCATGGAGCGCCTGCTGACGGGGCCACATGGCTCGCTGCGCGCCCTCATCGTTGCCCCAACCAGGGAACTGGCCGAGCAGATCGCCGAGGACTTCCGTGATTTGGGCCACAAGGCTCGCCTCACCGTCCTCACCATCTATGGCGGCGTCGGCATCAATCCACAGATCGATGCGCTCCGGCGCGGCGTCGACATCGTCGTCGCCTGCCCAGGCCGTTTGCTGGACCATATCACTCAAGGGACAGTCGACCTTACCAGGATCCAGGTCCTCGTCCTCGACGAAGCGGACATGATGCTGGATATGGGCTTTCTGCCCGATGTCCGCCGCATCATCAAGAACCTCCCCGCCCAGCGTCAGAATCTGTTGTTCAGCGCCACCATGCCGGAGGATATTCGCCATCTGGCCGATGCTATCCTCCATGACCCCGTGACTATCCAGATCGGCCACTCCGCTCCGGTAGAAACGGTTTCACATGCTCTCTACCCGGTACCGCAGCACCTCAAGACACCGCTGCTCATCGAGCTGCTGAAGCACACCGACACGGAGTCAGTCTTGATCTTCACCCGCACCAAGCACCGTGCCAAGAAACTTGGCGAGAAGCTGGCTAATGAAGGCTACCGTGCGACGTCGCTGCAGGGCAATCTGTCACAGCGCGCACGCCAGGCGGCACTTGGCGGCTTTCGTGACGGCAGCTACAAGGTACTGGTCGCTACCGATATCGCGGCCCGCGGCATCGACGTGACGCAGATCTCCCACGTCATCAACTATGACATCCCGGACACGACGGACGCGTACACCCATCGCATCGGGCGTACCGGCCGAGCTCTCCGTTCGGGAGATGCGTTCACGCTGGTCACAGAGGAAGACACGATCCTGGTCCGTGATATTGAGAAGGTTTTGGGAACACCAATCGAACGGCGTACCCTCTCCGGCTTCGACTACAAGGCCCCGGCTCCAAGGCGCGAAACCGAGTTTGCCTGGGACCCCAGATCCAGTACGGGTTCCAGCCGTCCTCAGCGTTCGGCCGGCCGTGACGGTCAGTCCACGTTGGCCGCGAAACATCATGAAAACAGCGTGAATTCGCCAAAGAGCTCGAATCATCGCTCAGCAACGAGAAGACCGGCCAGTATCCGAACCTCTTGA
- a CDS encoding YbhB/YbcL family Raf kinase inhibitor-like protein, translating into MGITITSSTFSAGTSIPVKFTGQGMNISPNLAWSGAPAGLKSYVLVCDDPDAPSGTWVHWTMWNIPPSTTSLPEGAASDAMPADGSVQGVTSSGRSGYNGPMPPKGNAHHYYFRMYALDTLLNLDASASRAQLDSAMQGHVLSQGQLMGTYQRQ; encoded by the coding sequence ATGGGAATCACCATCACGAGTAGTACGTTTTCGGCCGGCACGTCCATCCCCGTCAAGTTCACGGGGCAGGGCATGAACATTTCGCCAAACCTCGCATGGAGCGGAGCCCCGGCAGGCCTCAAAAGCTACGTCCTGGTCTGTGATGACCCGGACGCCCCCAGCGGGACCTGGGTTCACTGGACCATGTGGAATATTCCTCCGTCCACGACGAGTCTACCGGAGGGAGCGGCTTCAGACGCAATGCCGGCGGACGGGTCTGTCCAGGGTGTCACCAGCTCAGGACGCAGTGGCTACAACGGGCCGATGCCCCCGAAGGGAAACGCCCATCACTACTACTTCCGGATGTACGCTCTGGATACGTTGCTGAATCTGGACGCGTCCGCCTCGCGGGCACAACTGGATAGCGCGATGCAAGGGCACGTCCTCTCCCAGGGGCAGCTGATGGGAACGTATCAGCGGCAATAG
- a CDS encoding arsenite S-adenosylmethyltransferase, whose protein sequence is MSELPVDKKIKEIVKDKYGKIATGSGCGCGSGCRPMPDEAVGDISKGLGYSDADLAAVPEGANLGLGCGNPLAFSALKEGDVVLDLGSGAGFDSFLAARKVGKTGKVIGVDMTPEMIAKATANAKAGGYDNVEFLLGDIEALPLLDNSVDVAISNCVINLVPDKEKVFRELYRVLRPGGRFMVSDLVLLKELPERVRTSVEAYVGCVAGAILKDQYLAVIRGAGFEDVRIVDESSAAVQVEDQHGRRLTEQDDPRIEDLVQSIASIKVHGVKRMTG, encoded by the coding sequence ATGAGTGAACTTCCTGTCGACAAGAAGATCAAGGAGATCGTCAAGGACAAGTACGGGAAGATAGCGACGGGCTCGGGATGTGGATGTGGCTCAGGATGCCGCCCCATGCCCGACGAAGCCGTCGGCGACATCAGCAAGGGCCTGGGGTACTCTGACGCGGACCTCGCAGCGGTTCCCGAGGGTGCAAACCTGGGTCTCGGCTGTGGCAATCCTCTCGCCTTCTCGGCCCTCAAAGAAGGGGATGTTGTCCTTGATCTGGGATCCGGCGCCGGGTTCGACAGCTTCCTTGCCGCACGAAAAGTCGGCAAGACCGGCAAGGTCATCGGCGTGGACATGACGCCGGAGATGATCGCCAAGGCGACAGCCAACGCGAAGGCCGGCGGGTACGACAATGTGGAGTTCCTGCTGGGGGACATCGAGGCACTGCCGCTGCTCGACAACTCGGTCGACGTGGCCATCTCGAACTGCGTGATCAACCTGGTCCCGGACAAGGAAAAGGTGTTCAGGGAACTCTACAGGGTCCTGCGACCCGGCGGCCGGTTCATGGTCTCCGACCTGGTGCTCCTGAAGGAATTGCCGGAGCGGGTGCGGACGTCGGTGGAGGCCTATGTCGGGTGTGTCGCGGGGGCCATCCTCAAAGACCAGTACCTGGCAGTCATACGGGGCGCCGGATTCGAGGACGTGCGTATCGTCGACGAGTCCAGCGCAGCCGTGCAGGTAGAGGATCAGCACGGGCGTCGGCTGACAGAACAGGACGACCCCCGTATCGAGGACCTGGTCCAGTCGATCGCAAGCATCAAGGTCCATGGCGTCAAGAGAATGACAGGTTGA
- a CDS encoding AbrB family transcriptional regulator — protein sequence MADNKQKQHCCTPSTAECCKVESVVTIDERGQMILPKDLREKVGLVAGDKLVIATSMNNGKLGFLMMFRADDFGDMVKGVVGPVMRAVWMDDKEEK from the coding sequence ATGGCAGACAACAAGCAGAAACAGCATTGCTGCACACCATCGACAGCCGAATGCTGCAAGGTGGAATCCGTCGTTACGATCGACGAGCGCGGGCAGATGATTCTTCCCAAGGACCTGCGGGAGAAGGTCGGCCTTGTGGCGGGCGACAAGCTGGTGATCGCAACCTCCATGAACAACGGAAAGCTGGGCTTCCTGATGATGTTCAGGGCAGATGATTTTGGTGACATGGTCAAGGGTGTCGTAGGGCCTGTGATGCGAGCCGTCTGGATGGACGACAAGGAGGAGAAATGA